A genome region from Naumovozyma castellii chromosome 5, complete genome includes the following:
- the ATG8 gene encoding ubiquitin-like protein ATG8 (ancestral locus Anc_7.400): MYCNESIQQRSKNIIVMKSTFKSEYPFEKRKAESERISEKFQNRIPVICEKAEKSDIQEIDKRKYLVPADLTVGQFVYVIRKRILLPPEKAIFIFVNDTLPPTAALMSAVYQEHKDRDGFLYVTYSGENTFGSYA, encoded by the coding sequence ATGTACTGCAACGAAAGcattcaacaaagaagCAAGAATATAATAGTAATGAAGTCAACGTTTAAATCAGAATATCCTTTTGAAAAGAGGAAAGCAGAATCAGAAAGGATCTCAGAGAAGTTCCAAAATCGAATCCCTGTTATCTGCGAAAAGGCAGAGAAATCAGATatccaagaaattgataagCGTAAGTATTTAGTACCAGCAGACTTGACGGTAGGTCAGTTTGTCTACGTCATTAGGAAAAGAATCCTATTACCACCAGAAAAGGCGATTTTCATCTTTGTGAATGATACTTTACCTCCAACGGCCGCATTAATGTCTGCAGTTTATCAAGAGCACAAGGATAGAGATGGGTTCCTTTATGTGACGTACTCAGGCGAAAATACCTTCGGTTCTTATGCTTAA
- the ILS1 gene encoding isoleucine--tRNA ligase ILS1 (ancestral locus Anc_7.398) has protein sequence MSENNTHFSFSKEEDKVLAYWNEIDAFHTSLELTKDKPEFSFFDGPPFATGTPHYGHILASTIKDIVPRYATMTGHHVERRFGWDTHGVPIEHIIDKKLGIKGKEDVFKYGIDNYNNECRSIVMTYAEDWRKTIGRLGRWIDFDNDYKTMYPSYMESTWWAFKQLFEKQQVYRGYRVMPYSTGLTTPLSNFEAQQNYKDVNDPAVTIGFNVIGQEKTQLVAWTTTPWTLPSNMALCVNPDFEYVKIYDEKKDRYYILLESLIKSLYKKPKDEKYKVVEKIKGSDLVGLKYEPLFPYFAEEFKDTAFRVISDGYVTSESGTGIVHNAPAFGEEDYTICTREGIVSEGANFPNPLDDLGRFTSEVTDFAGVYVKDADKLIIKHLTATGNMLYHTQIRHSYPFCWRSDTPLLYRAVPAWFVRVRNIVPQMLESVEKSHWVPNVIKEKRFANWIANARDWNVSRNRYWGTPIPLWVSDDFKEIVCIGSVEELEKLSGVTGIKDLHRDTIDKLTIPSKQGKGELKRIEEVFDCWFESGSMPYASQHYPFENTEKFSQRVPANFISEGLDQTRGWFYTLSVLGTHLFGSVPYKNVIVSGIVLAADGRKMSKSLKNYPDPNIVLVKYGADALRLYLINSPVLKAESLKFKEEGVKEVVSKVLLPWWNSFKFLDGQIALLKKTSDIDFKYDPSLMSDNVMDRWILASMQSLVQFIHQEMGLYKLYTVVPRLLNFIDELTNWYIRFNRRRLKGENGVEDCLKALNSLFEALFTFVRAMAPFTPFLADTIYLKLKEYIPADVLAKYTKDGRSVHFLSYPVVREELFDEAIETAVARMQSVIDLGRNIREKKMISLKTPLKTLVILHGDEAYLKDVEALKDYITEELNVRDVIITSDEKKYGVEYKAVADWPVLGKKLKKDAKKVKDALPSVSSADVQKYLDTGKLEVAGIELVKGDLNVIRGLPESETAHGQETRTDQEVLIILDTNIYPELKTEGLARELVNRIQKLRKKCGLEATDDVLVEYDLVKDTIDFDSIVKEHFDMLSKTCRSDIVKGTGKEGAIADEEQAINDTTFRLKIFKL, from the coding sequence ATGTCTGAAAACAATACGCACTTCTCCTTTTCtaaggaagaagataaagTTCTTGCCTATtggaatgaaattgatgctTTCCACACCTCTTTAGAACTGACTAAGGATAAACCTgaattctctttcttcGATGGTCCTCCATTTGCAACTGGTACTCCTCATTACGGTCATATTTTGGCCTCTACTATTAAGGATATTGTTCCAAGATATGCCACTATGACTGGTCACCATGttgaaagaagatttgGTTGGGATACCCATGGTGTTCCAATTGAACATATCATCGACAAGAAATTAGGTATCAAGGGTAAGGAAGATGTTTTTAAATATGGTATTGATAACTATAACAATGAATGTAGATCAATCGTTATGACTTATGCTGAAGATTGGAGAAAAACTATTGGTCGTTTGGGACGTTGgattgattttgataatgattATAAGACTATGTATCCATCTTACATGGAATCTACGTGGTGGGCTTTCAAGcaactttttgaaaagCAACAAGTTTACCGTGGTTACAGAGTTATGCCATATTCTACTGGTCTAACCACTCCATTAAGTAATTTCGAAGCTCAACAAAATTATAAGGATGTTAATGATCCAGCTGTTACCATCGGTTTCAATGTTATTGGACAGGAAAAAACACAACTAGTTGCATGGACAACAACTCCCTGGACTTTGCCATCAAATATGGCATTGTGTGTTAACCCAGATTTTGAATACGTGAAAATTtatgatgaaaagaaagatcgttattatattctattGGAATCTTTGATTAAATCCCTATACAAGAAGCCAAAGGATGAAAAATACAAAGTTGTCGAAAAGATTAAGGGTAGTGATTTGGTTGGATTGAAATATGAACCTTTGTTCCCATACTTTGCcgaagaatttaaagataCTGCATTTAGAGTTATATCTGATGGTTACGTTACAAGTGAATCAGGTACTGGTATCGTCCACAACGCCCCTGCCTTTGGTGAAGAGGATTACACTATCTGTACAAGAGAAGGTATTGTGTCTGAAGGTGCCAATTTCCCAAACCCATTGGATGATTTAGGTAGATTTACCAGTGAAGTCACAGATTTTGCTGGTGTTTACGTTAAGGATGCTGATAAATTGATTATTAAACACTTGACTGCCACTGGTAACATGTTGTATCACACTCAAATTCGCCATTCATATCCATTCTGTTGGAGATCTGACACCCCATTATTGTACCGTGCTGTTCCAGCTTGGTTCGTTCGTGTCAGAAACATTGTTCCACAAATGTTAGAATCCGTAGAGAAATCTCACTGGGTTCCAAACGTTATCAAGGAGAAGAGATTCGCCAACTGGATTGCCAATGCTCGTGATTGGAATGTTTCTAGAAATAGATACTGGGGTACACCTATCCCATTATGGGTTTCAGATGATTTCAAGGAAATTGTTTGTATTGGTTCcgttgaagaattagagaAATTATCTGGTGTTACAGGGATTAAGGATTTACATCGTGACaccattgataaattgaCTATTCCATCAAAACAAGGTAAGGGTGAGTTGAAGAGAATCGAAGAAGTTTTTGACTGTTGGTTCGAATCAGGTTCCATGCCATATGCTTCTCAACATTATCCATTTGAAAACACTGAAAAATTCAGTCAAAGAGTCCCCGCTAACTTTATCTCTGAAGGTTTAGATCAAACAAGAGGTTGGTTCTACACTTTAAGTGTGTTAGGTACTCATTTGTTTGGGTCTGTTCCATACAAGAACGTTATTGTTTCTGGTATTGTGTTGGCCGCTGATGGTAGAAAGATGTCtaaatctttgaagaattacCCAGATCCAAATATTGTCTTGGTAAAATATGGTGCTGATGCTCTAAGATTGTATTTGATTAATTCACCAGTCTTAAAAGCTgaaagtttgaaatttaaGGAAGAAGGTGTTAAGGAAGTTGTTTCCAAGGTCTTACTACCATGGTGGAATTCTTTCAAGTTTTTGGATGGTCAAATTGcgttattgaagaaaaccTCTGACattgatttcaaatatgATCCAAGCTTAATGAGCGATAACGTCATGGATAGATGGATCTTAGCCTCTATGCAATCTTTAGTGCAATTTATCCACCAAGAAATGGGTCTTTACAAATTATACACTGTTGTTCCAAGATTATTGAACttcattgatgaattgacCAATTGGTATATTAGATTTAACCGTCGTCGTCTCAAGGGTGAAAATGGTGTTGAAGATTGTTTGAAGGCATTGAACTCTCTATTCGAAGCTTTGTTCACTTTTGTTCGTGCTATGGCTCCATTTACCCCATTCTTGGCTGATACtatttatttgaagttgaagGAATATATTCCAGCTGATGTCTTGGCCAAATACACCAAGGACGGTAGATCTGTTCATTTCTTATCCTACCCAGTTGTGagagaagaattatttgatgaagcCATTGAAACGGCTGTTGCTAGAATGCAATCCGTTATTGATTTGGGTAGAAATATTCGtgaaaagaagatgatttctttgaagacTCCATTGAAGACTTTGGTTATTCTACACGGTGATGAAGCTTATCTAAAGGATGTTGAAGCATTGAAGGATTACATTACTGAAGAACTTAATGTTCGTGATGTTATTATCACTTCTGATGAGAAGAAGTACGGTGTTGAATATAAGGCTGTTGCTGACTGGCCTGTTCTAggtaagaaattaaagaaggaCGCCAAGAAAGTTAAAGATGCTTTGCCTTCTGTTAGTTCTGCAGACGTTCAAAAGTACTTGGACACTGGTAAATTAGAAGTAGCTGGTATTGAATTGGTAAAGGGTGATTTGAATGTCATTAGAGGTCTACCTGAATCGGAAACTGCTCATGGTCAAGAAACCAGAACTGATCAAGAAGTCTTGATTATTTTGGATACTAATATCTATCCTGAATTGAAGACAGAAGGTTTGGCAAGAGAGTTGGTGAACagaatccaaaaattgaGAAAGAAGTGTGGACTTGAAGCTACTGATGATGTTCTTGTGGAGTACGACTTGGTCAAGGATACCATTGATTTTGACTCCATTGTCAAGGAACATTTTGACATGTTGAGTAAGACTTGTAGATCGGACATTGTCAAGGGCACCGGCAAGGAAGGTGCCATCGCCGATGAAGAACAAGCCATCAATGACACCACATTCAGGTTGaagatcttcaaattgTGA